The region GAGAACAACATGACAGATCAAATCGTTCTGCACGTCAGCGGCGTGTCCAAGCGCTTCGGCGGCTTGCAAGCCCTCAGCGACGTGGGCATCAAAATCATGAAGGGTCAGGTCTACGGCCTGATCGGCCCCAACGGCGCAGGCAAGACCACCTTCTTCAACGTCATCACCGGGCTCTACACGCCGGACGCTGGCACCTTCGAGCTCGGCGGCGCGCCCTACACCCCGCAGGCCGTGCACCAAGTGGCCAAGGCCGGCATTGCGCGCACCTTCCAGAACATCCGCCTCTTCGCTGAAATGACGGCGCTGGAGAACGTGATGGTGGGCCGCCACGTGCGCTCGGGCTCGGGCCTGCTGGGCGCGGTGCTGCGCACCCCCAGCTTCAAGGCGGAAGAAGCGGCCATTGCCAAGCGCGCGCAAGAGCTGCTCGACTATGTGGGCATCGGCAAGTACGCCGACTTCAAAGCCCGCACCCTGAGCTACGGCGACCAGCGCCGCCTGGAGATCGCACGCGCCCTGGCCACCGACCCCAAGCTGATCGCCCTGGACGAGCCGGCCGCGGGCATGAACGCCACCGAGAAAGTGGTGCTGCGCGAGCTGATCGACCGCATCCGCAAAGACGGCCGCACCATCCTCTTGATCGAACACGATGTGAAGCTGGTGATGGGCTTGTGCGACCGCGTCACGGTGCTGGACTACGGCAAGCAAATCGCCGAAGGCACGCCCTACGACGTGCAGCGCAATGAGAAGGTCATCGAAGCCTATCTGGGCGCGGGCCACACCAACCATTAAAAGAAGCAGTGACCATGTCGAACAACAATGTATTGCTCAAGGTCAGCGACCTGAAGGTGGCCTACGGCGGCATTCAGGCCGTCAAAGGGGCGAGCTTCGAAGTGCGCCAAGGCGAGCTGGTCAGCCTGATCGGCGCCAACGGCGCGGGCAAGACCACCACCCTCAAAGCCATCACCGGCCTGCAACCTATCGCCGACGGCAGCGTCGAGTACCTGGGCAAAGCCATCAAGGGCCAGGGCAGCTGGGATCTGGTCAAGCAAGGCCTGGTGATGGTGCCCGAAGGCCGAGGCACCTTCACCCGCATGACCATCACCGAGAACCTGCAGATGGGCGCCTACATCCGCAGCGACAAGGCGCAAATCCTGGCCGACATCGACAAAGTCTTCACCATCTTCCCGCGCCTCAAAGAGCGCAAAGACCAACTCGCCGGCACCATGAGCGGCGGCGAGCAGCAGATGCTGGCCATGGGCCGCGCGCTGATGGCCCAGCCCAAAGTCTTGCTGCTGGACGAGCCCAGCATGGGTTTGAGCCCCATCATGGTGGACAAGATCTTCGAAGTGGTGAGCGACATCCACAAGCAAGGCGTGACCATCCTGCTGGTGGAGCAAAACGCCAGCCGCGCGTTGGCCATTGCCAACCGCGGCTATGTGATGGAGTCCGGCGAAGTCACCATGAGCGGGGAGGGCATGAGCTTGCTCAATGACCCGAAGGTTAGGGCGGCTTATTTGGGTGAGTAAATCGCGTCAGTGAATCGGGCCAGTACAGCGGGCGAACAAGCCCGCTGTACGCCTTGATCGAACAGCTCGGCTTGTGCGAAGCCGAGCCATTCCAGCCTCACTTCTTTTTGTAGCTGAACTTCTGCCCACTGACGGTGGCCTCATACATCAGCCCGCCCTGAGGCAGGGTGAAGATGGCCATGCCGTGGTTGTAAGCGCCGACCGATTTGGCGTTCTCCCGGTCACCGCTGATCTGTGCCGATGAGCCGGTGGTGCTTGTCTTGGCGCCCGCACCCGCGGTGATGGCCACGGCCGAGGCCTCGGCGCCGAATTCGAACTCACCCTTGGTGAAGGTCTTCAAGGCCGCCTGGTCTTCGAAGTAAATGATCTGGCTGAAGCCTTGGCCGCCGAGTTGGAAGCCCACGCTGAGCTGAGTCATCGAGGTATTGCCGATGTGCTTGCCCTTCTCGTAGACACGGCCTTGGCCGTAGGCGCCGCCGATGCCAAAGCCAGCCTTGCCGATGGTCGGGAAGACCGCGTAGCCATAGGCCGTCTCGGCAATCTTGCCGCTCTGCTCGGCCTTGGCAAAGGCCTTGATGGTGTTCTGGTACTGATCCGCCCAGGCGGGCGTGGCAGCCAGGCTCAGTGCGGTGAGGCCCAGTGCCGAGAAGAAAAGTCGTTTGTTCATGAACATTCCTTGCGGTTGAAAGAACGGGTGGTTAGCGCGGTGTCGCTGGCTGGTCGGTGCTGGGTGCTGTTTCGAGCGCCACCTTGATCGGGCCCACTAGATCCAGATGCACATCGCGCTGCGGGAATGCAATCGAGATGCCGGCGGCGGCCAAGGCGTCGTTGATGGCAAAGCGCAAATCGCTGTCCACCCCGGCGCCGCTGCGCGGGCCGTTGAGGCGAAACCAAAACTGCAGGCGCAGGCTCAGCGCATCGGCAGCGAAGTCGTCGAAGAAGACCTCGGGCGGTGGGTCTTGCAAGACGCTGGGGTGATTGGCGGCGCAGTCGGTGATCAATTGCGTGGCCCGGCGCACATCGGAGCCATAGGCCACGCCGACCAGGATCACGCGGCGGATGTCCGGGCTGCTGCCGTTCCAGTTGCTGACCTGGTTTTCAAGCAGGGTGGAGTTGGGCACGATGGCATCAATGCCGTCAAAGCCGCGCAAGGTGGTGGCTCGCAAATCCACGGTTTGCACCGTGCCCGAGATACCGCCCACCGAGACAATATCGCCGACCCGGATCTTGCGCTCGAACAAGATGATGATGCCGCTGATCAGGTTCTTGATGACGTTTTGCGCGCCAAAGCCAACGCCAATCGCCAAGGCGCCACCCAGGAAGGCAAAGGCGGTAATCGGGATGCGTGCCAGCTTCAGCACGATCATCAAGACGACCAACAGCAAGATGGTGTTCAACCAGCGCCGCAGCACGCGCGCCAAGGCGGCCGAGAGATGCAGGCGCCGCGCCATCTGATTGATCAGCACGTTAGACAACCAGCGCGAGAGGCCGTAACCCGCGCCCAGCATGATCAAGATGCCCAGGCTTTTGCCCACGGTCACGCCGTAGTCGACGGTGACGACATTGCCGTCGATCTGCGTGTTCTCGGTGGCGCTGAAGAGCTCGTAATTCCAGAGATAAGCGGCAAAGCCGGCCGACCAGCTGGCCAGCTGCTTGAGCCAGCTCTTGGCATCGTCGGGCTGCAGGCCCAGGCCCATATCGGCACGGCTGCGGGTCAACAAGAGATGGGCGCGGCTGAGCTCCGAAATCAAGCGCTCCCGCACATTCAGCTGAGTTTGCAAAGCCGTCAAGATGCGCTGCTGTTCGGCACGGTGGACGTCGTCAGCCGCCATGTCCTGCATCCGCGCCTCCTGGCCGCGTAACTCGGCGCGCAGGAAGTCGCCTTGTTTGGCCGCACCTTGCAGCCGCCCCAGCACCAACTCGTCTCCGCGATTGAGGCTCTCGGCCGCGGCCTGCTTTTTCTCGGCGCTATCGCCCGCCGCCCAGGCGGCTTGGCGGGCTTGCCACAGACGGGTCTTCTCGCGGGCCAGGGACTCCAGTTCGCGCAGACCGCTCAGCGCCATGCGCAGGGCTTCAAGCTCCAGACGAAGGCTCTCGGCGCCCGAGCTGGGCAGCTCGGCGCTTTGCAGCCGCCCGATCTGGGCTTCCAGCTTGAGGCGCTCGGCCGTCGCGCGGTCTTTTTCCTTGGCGAATTCCTTGGTCAGGCGGCGCAGTTCGGCGTCAGACAGTTCTTGATGCGGGCTGACGCGGGCTACCTCGGCTTGCAACTGCGCAATGGGCTGGGCCAGGCTTTCCAGGGCATCGCGGGCCTTGCTGCGGGCTTGATCGGCCTGCAGCACTTCAAGGTCGGCGACTTCGGCTTGAATCTGACTGAGTTCCAGCTGAGCCGCGGCCTTTTTCTGGCCATCGGCCAAGCGGAGCTGCGCCGCCTGGTCTTGGCGACGGCGCAAAGTGGCTTCGGCGCTGGTGCGCGCTTCGACCGCGGCGGCCACCTCGGTCTCCAGCGACTTGCCCTGCATTTTCAGCCCCGCCTGGCGCCCCAGCAAAGCGTCGAGCTGATCGCGCAGGGCATCCACATCGATCATGCTGTAGGGCGGCAGACCGGGCAGCGGGGTCAGTGTGGCGGCTGCTGGCCCGCCCGCAGCATTGGCACCGCCATTGGCGCTGGGCTCCATGCTGGTTTGCAGCTGGGCGGACAGCAGCATCAGGCGGCGCGCGGCGGCCAAGGTGCGCTCAGGCAGCAAAGGCTCGCTCTCGCTGCTTTTGAGCTGCAATTGCTGGTGATAGGCACGCGCCGCATCCAATCGGGCGGCCCAGTCGGTGCCGCTTGCTGTGGCTGAACTGGCGGCCTTGCCGCTGGTCGCCGCGGGTGCGCCAATGCTGTTGATCTGCGTGCGCACCGCCTCCGGCACAAGGCCTTTGGGTAGCTCGATGGCCAGCGCGTTGCTGGCGTGCAGGCCCAAATGCAAAAGCCCGAGGAGAGCGCCAATCTCAATCAGCCGGTACAGCGCGGCGGCAATGGGTGTTGGCTTGAGAGTGGCGTTGGCGCTGAGCGGTTTGCTGAACATGGGCGGGGCGGGCGTCGGGTCAGGTGTCGAGGCTATGGGGTGCGGTCCGCAGGGCGGTGGGTAGAAAATGCAAGCCGCGATCCTCGCATGCCTATGGCCCACTTCGCCGCAAGCAAGTGGCAAGATTTGATCTTCCCGGCGCCTTGGGCGGTGCGTGCTGCGACCGAATGGCCTTGCTTCGTACCTCTGATGTAACCCGGAGGCGGGGTGAATCTTGTAATATGGTTACTAATTTTCACTAAGCCGAGTTACACGGCCCTGCGTATGAACAAGACCCTGCTTGCCGTCACCGATCGCATTCGCCAGCGCAGCGCCTCGACGCGTGCTGAGTATTTGCAGCAGATTGACCGCATGGCGGGCCGCAAGCGCGGCGTGGAACGCATGGGTTGCGCCAATGTGGCGCATGCGGTGGCGGCGATGCCGGCCAATGACAAGTTCCGCATCGTGGCGGAGAAGGGGCCGCATCTGGCCATCGTCACCGCTTACAACGATATGTTGTCGGCCCATCAGCCTTACGAAGCCTACCCGGCCCTGATCCGCGACGAGGCGCACAAGCAAGGTGCCACCGTGCAAGTGGCCGGCGGCGTGCCCGCCATGTGTGACGGGGTCACCCAAGGCCTGCCGGGCATGGAGCTGAGCTTGTTCTCGCGCGACAACATCGCAATGAGCGCGGCCATTGGCCTCAGCCACGATGTTTTCGACGCGGCGCTGCTGCTGGGCATATGCGACAAGATCGTGCCGGGCCTCTTGATCGGCGCCTTGCACTTCGGCCATTTGCCCTGCGTGTTCGTGCCGGCCGGGCCGATGAGCAGCGGTTTGCCGAATAATGAAAAAGCCAAGGTGCGCGAGCTCTATGCCCAAGGCAAGGTCGGCCGTGAGGAATTGCTCAAGGCCGAATCGGCGGCCTATCACGGCGCGGGCACCTGCACCTTCTACGGCACGGCCAATAGCAACCAGATGCTGCTCGAAGCCATGGGCTTGCATGTGCCGGGTGCCGCCTTCATTCACCCGCACGACCCGCTGCGCGAAGCGCTGACGCGTGAGGCCGTGCGCAACGCCTTGGCGATCACGGCCAGGGCGCGTTACACCCCCATCGGCCGCCTGGTGGATGAGCGTTGCATCGTCAACGCCATGGTGGCCCTGCTGGCCACCGGCGGCTCCACCAATCACCTGATTCATTGGGTGGCGGTGGCGCGCTCGGCCGGCATCTTGATCGACTGGAGCGATTTCTCGGAGCTGTCCGGTGTGGTGCCTTTGCTGTCCCGCGTCTACCCGAATGGCGCTGCCGATGTGAACCAGTTCCAATCGGCTGGCGGCCCGGGCTTTGTGATCCGCGAGCTGATGGATGCAGGCCTGATGCACGAAGATGTGCTGAGCGTGGCCGGCGATTCGCTGCGCCCCTTTGCCCGCGTGCCGCATTTGGCTGATGGCCAAGTGGCCTGGCAAGACCTGGCCCCTGCCAGTGGTGACGATTCCGTGGTGCGCCGCGCCGATGCGCCTTTCAGTGCCACCGGTGGCCTCAAGCTGCTGGATGGCAATCTGGGCCGCGCCGTCATCAAGGTCTCGGCGGTGCCGGATGACCGCCACATCATCGAAGCCCCGGCCCGCATCTTCACCACGCAAGAAGCCATGTTGGCGGCGTTCAACGCCGGTGAGCTGGAGCGTGATGTGATCGTGGTTGTGCGCTTCCAAGGCCCGCAGGCCAATGGCATGCCTGAGTTGCACAAGCTGACCCCGCCGCTGGCCGTGCTGCAAGGCCGGGGCTTCAAGGTGGCTTTGGTGACCGATGGCCGCATGAGTGGCGCCTCGGGCAAGGTGCCCGCTGCCATTCACGTCAGCCCCGAGGCCCTGGCCGGTGGGCCGCTGGGCAAGCTGCGTGATGGCGACATCGTGCGCATGGACGCCGTCTCGGGCGATTTGCAGGCCTTGGTGCCGGCGGAAGAGTGGGCCGCCCGTGAACACGCGCGGATCACGCCCGAGCAAGTGCTGGAAAACGGCCATGGCCTGGGCCGGGATTTGTTTGCCGGCATGCGCCGCAATGTGCGCACGGCCGAAGAGGGTGCGGTCAGCTGGCTCTAAGCGAGTTCGCATCACCGCGCCTGAAACCCATTCACTAGACAAGAACAAACATGAGCATCAATACCCTCAGCCTGGCCAGTTACGGCCCCGTCATTCCCGTCATCGTCATTCAGCGCCTGGAAGACGCGGTGCCGCTGGCCCAAGCCCTGGTGGCCGGTGGCGTGCGTGTGCTGGAAGTGACGCTGCGCACGCCGGTGGCTTTGCAGGCCATGGAAGCGATGGCGCGTGCGGTGCCCGAGGCCATTGTTGGCGCCGGCACCTTGCGCTCGGTCGCGGATGTGAAAGCGGCGCGTGACGCCGGCTGCCAATTCGGCGTCAGCCCCGGTTACACCGACGCCATCGGTGCGGCCTGCCATGAACTGGATCTGCCTTTGCTGCCCGGCGTCTCGACAGCCAGCGAGGTGATGCAGGCCAATGCTGCGGGTTACAACTTTCTCAAGCTCTTCCCGGCCGTGGCGGTGGGCGGCATCAATCTGCTCAAGGCCTTGGGCGGCCCCTTCCCGGATGTGGCTTTTTGCCCCACCGGCGGCATCACGCTGGAAACGGCGCCGCAGTTTTTGAAGCTGGCCAACGTCAAGGTGTGCGGCGGCTCTTGGCTGACGCCGCAAGACGCGATTGATTCGGGAGATTGGGCCCGCATCACTCGCCTGGCGGCTGAGGCTGCGGCGATTCCGCGCGGCTAAGGTCCGAGCGCCGGCCGCAAGACCGGCGCGCGCTCAGGTCTGCTCCGGCATCTCGAACACCAGGCAGGTGGTGCTGGCGTGGGCGTACAAACGTCCGTCATGGCCCACCAAGCTGGCTTCGGCCGTGGCCACCTGGCGGCCTGAATGCACCACCTTGCCGATGGCGCGCACCAGCGGCACCCGCTCGGTCAGTGCGCGCACCAGATTGACCTTGAATTCCAGCGTGGTGTATGAGCGACCCACCGGCATGGTGGTGTGCACCGCGCAACCGAGGGCCGAGTCCAGCAAGGTGGCAAACCAGCCGCCGTGCACGGTGCCCAGCGGGTTGTAGTGGCGCCGCAGCGGGCGGCCCTGAAAGACGGCCTCGCCAGGTGCGACCGATATCAGCATGAAGTCCAGCGTTTCGGCGATGGGCGGCGGCGGCAGCTCGCCGTCCAGCATGGCTTGCATGGCCTCCAGCCCGCTCAGGTCGCGAACCTGATCCAGGCGGGCAACGCCCACGGCTTGCTGCAGCTTCGCCCGTACGGCGGCTTCTTCCTCTTGCCATTGCTGCAAGACTTGGGTATGGGTGTCGTTCATTTCAGTCGCCTCCCTAGCGGCCCCTCGGCCGGATTGAATTAGTTGGCAAGCCAGCGCTTCAGTCGCTGTTGAATCCTTGGGCGCTCAACCAGCGCAAGCCGTCTTCGATGCTGTCACTGCGCCGATACAGGGCTAGCTGCTCGGCGCGCTCTTTCAAAGCACGCACCATGAGCCCATGGAAACTGGTGGGCAAGATATCGGTCGCGGCCCGCAGCCCGTGGCGTACGCCGTCTTCGAAGAAGCCCCACCACAATTCCAGGGCCTCGGGCGTGCCGCCTTCCCATTGCCGGCCGTCGCTGAGCAGGCCCCAAGGGCGGCCATCACGCATCTGCCAAAGTAGCGTGGCTTTTTTGTGCAATTGGCGGGCGGCTTCTTCGTTCCAAGTACCGCTGTAATTGGCCATCAAAACATCACCCTGCCAGTGCAAGGTGAACTCGCCATGCTGTGCCCAGTCGCTCATCGCTTTATCTGTCGTCTCGGGGTTGGTGTTTCGAACTGCCCGAGTGTAGGGCGCCAGACTTGCAGAAGTCTGGCGCCTATGCCGCTCAGGGCATCTGCTGCGCGATTTGACGCAAGGCCTGTTCGAACACCTCAGGCGTCTGGCCGCCCGAGATCAGATGGCGCTCGTTGATGATGATGGCCGGCACCGAGTTGATGCCCTGGCTTTGCCAGAAGGCCTCGGCCTGGCGCACTTCATCGGCGTAGCGGCCCGATGCCAGCACCTCGGCGGCCTCGGTCGCATCGAGTCCGGCGGCCGTGGCGGCTTCCAGCAGCACGGCCGTGTCGCCCGGGTTCTTGCCTTCGGTGAAGTAGGCTTTCAGCAAGGCGTGCTTGAGGGTTTTTTGCGCCTCGCCGCCTTGCATGCCGGCCCAGTGCAGCAGGCGGTGGGCGTCGAAGGTGTTGTAGATGCGGTCGCGTGCGCCCTTGGTGAAGGTGAAGCCCAGGGCCGCGCCGCGCTCGCGAATCATCTCGCGGGTTTGGGCCATTTGCTCAGGGCCTGCGCCGTATTTGCGCGCCAGATGGGCGTTGATCTCTTCGCCTTCCGGCGCCATTTGCGGGTTCAGCTCGAAGGGCTGGAAGTGCAAGTCCACCTGC is a window of Paucibacter sp. KCTC 42545 DNA encoding:
- a CDS encoding ABC transporter ATP-binding protein; this translates as MTDQIVLHVSGVSKRFGGLQALSDVGIKIMKGQVYGLIGPNGAGKTTFFNVITGLYTPDAGTFELGGAPYTPQAVHQVAKAGIARTFQNIRLFAEMTALENVMVGRHVRSGSGLLGAVLRTPSFKAEEAAIAKRAQELLDYVGIGKYADFKARTLSYGDQRRLEIARALATDPKLIALDEPAAGMNATEKVVLRELIDRIRKDGRTILLIEHDVKLVMGLCDRVTVLDYGKQIAEGTPYDVQRNEKVIEAYLGAGHTNH
- a CDS encoding mechanosensitive ion channel domain-containing protein, whose product is MFSKPLSANATLKPTPIAAALYRLIEIGALLGLLHLGLHASNALAIELPKGLVPEAVRTQINSIGAPAATSGKAASSATASGTDWAARLDAARAYHQQLQLKSSESEPLLPERTLAAARRLMLLSAQLQTSMEPSANGGANAAGGPAAATLTPLPGLPPYSMIDVDALRDQLDALLGRQAGLKMQGKSLETEVAAAVEARTSAEATLRRRQDQAAQLRLADGQKKAAAQLELSQIQAEVADLEVLQADQARSKARDALESLAQPIAQLQAEVARVSPHQELSDAELRRLTKEFAKEKDRATAERLKLEAQIGRLQSAELPSSGAESLRLELEALRMALSGLRELESLAREKTRLWQARQAAWAAGDSAEKKQAAAESLNRGDELVLGRLQGAAKQGDFLRAELRGQEARMQDMAADDVHRAEQQRILTALQTQLNVRERLISELSRAHLLLTRSRADMGLGLQPDDAKSWLKQLASWSAGFAAYLWNYELFSATENTQIDGNVVTVDYGVTVGKSLGILIMLGAGYGLSRWLSNVLINQMARRLHLSAALARVLRRWLNTILLLVVLMIVLKLARIPITAFAFLGGALAIGVGFGAQNVIKNLISGIIILFERKIRVGDIVSVGGISGTVQTVDLRATTLRGFDGIDAIVPNSTLLENQVSNWNGSSPDIRRVILVGVAYGSDVRRATQLITDCAANHPSVLQDPPPEVFFDDFAADALSLRLQFWFRLNGPRSGAGVDSDLRFAINDALAAAGISIAFPQRDVHLDLVGPIKVALETAPSTDQPATPR
- a CDS encoding DsbA family oxidoreductase, whose protein sequence is MKIDFVSDVSCPWCAIGLKSLEQALARVPELQVDLHFQPFELNPQMAPEGEEINAHLARKYGAGPEQMAQTREMIRERGAALGFTFTKGARDRIYNTFDAHRLLHWAGMQGGEAQKTLKHALLKAYFTEGKNPGDTAVLLEAATAAGLDATEAAEVLASGRYADEVRQAEAFWQSQGINSVPAIIINERHLISGGQTPEVFEQALRQIAQQMP
- a CDS encoding ABC transporter ATP-binding protein; protein product: MSNNNVLLKVSDLKVAYGGIQAVKGASFEVRQGELVSLIGANGAGKTTTLKAITGLQPIADGSVEYLGKAIKGQGSWDLVKQGLVMVPEGRGTFTRMTITENLQMGAYIRSDKAQILADIDKVFTIFPRLKERKDQLAGTMSGGEQQMLAMGRALMAQPKVLLLDEPSMGLSPIMVDKIFEVVSDIHKQGVTILLVEQNASRALAIANRGYVMESGEVTMSGEGMSLLNDPKVRAAYLGE
- a CDS encoding bifunctional 4-hydroxy-2-oxoglutarate aldolase/2-dehydro-3-deoxy-phosphogluconate aldolase, translated to MSINTLSLASYGPVIPVIVIQRLEDAVPLAQALVAGGVRVLEVTLRTPVALQAMEAMARAVPEAIVGAGTLRSVADVKAARDAGCQFGVSPGYTDAIGAACHELDLPLLPGVSTASEVMQANAAGYNFLKLFPAVAVGGINLLKALGGPFPDVAFCPTGGITLETAPQFLKLANVKVCGGSWLTPQDAIDSGDWARITRLAAEAAAIPRG
- a CDS encoding PaaI family thioesterase; protein product: MNDTHTQVLQQWQEEEAAVRAKLQQAVGVARLDQVRDLSGLEAMQAMLDGELPPPPIAETLDFMLISVAPGEAVFQGRPLRRHYNPLGTVHGGWFATLLDSALGCAVHTTMPVGRSYTTLEFKVNLVRALTERVPLVRAIGKVVHSGRQVATAEASLVGHDGRLYAHASTTCLVFEMPEQT
- the edd gene encoding phosphogluconate dehydratase; translation: MNKTLLAVTDRIRQRSASTRAEYLQQIDRMAGRKRGVERMGCANVAHAVAAMPANDKFRIVAEKGPHLAIVTAYNDMLSAHQPYEAYPALIRDEAHKQGATVQVAGGVPAMCDGVTQGLPGMELSLFSRDNIAMSAAIGLSHDVFDAALLLGICDKIVPGLLIGALHFGHLPCVFVPAGPMSSGLPNNEKAKVRELYAQGKVGREELLKAESAAYHGAGTCTFYGTANSNQMLLEAMGLHVPGAAFIHPHDPLREALTREAVRNALAITARARYTPIGRLVDERCIVNAMVALLATGGSTNHLIHWVAVARSAGILIDWSDFSELSGVVPLLSRVYPNGAADVNQFQSAGGPGFVIRELMDAGLMHEDVLSVAGDSLRPFARVPHLADGQVAWQDLAPASGDDSVVRRADAPFSATGGLKLLDGNLGRAVIKVSAVPDDRHIIEAPARIFTTQEAMLAAFNAGELERDVIVVVRFQGPQANGMPELHKLTPPLAVLQGRGFKVALVTDGRMSGASGKVPAAIHVSPEALAGGPLGKLRDGDIVRMDAVSGDLQALVPAEEWAAREHARITPEQVLENGHGLGRDLFAGMRRNVRTAEEGAVSWL
- a CDS encoding YSC84-related protein, with the translated sequence MNKRLFFSALGLTALSLAATPAWADQYQNTIKAFAKAEQSGKIAETAYGYAVFPTIGKAGFGIGGAYGQGRVYEKGKHIGNTSMTQLSVGFQLGGQGFSQIIYFEDQAALKTFTKGEFEFGAEASAVAITAGAGAKTSTTGSSAQISGDRENAKSVGAYNHGMAIFTLPQGGLMYEATVSGQKFSYKKK